The region ATACCGCCTGGTGCGACTAGCAATGGCCTGTCAGGATGCCGGTCCAATCAACTAACACGGGGCCTTTACCTTCGCTTGTGCGCCGCAGTCgctgtgctgatgctggccaaCGACGAGATCTTCCCGTTCGAAAGATGTGCCAAGAGCCcgcaaaaggtaaacaaggtTAAGGAAATTCAAAACCATAACTTCAAAGAAAGGAGACCGAGATGCGGGTGCGCCCTGGGTTCTGGGAACTGGGTGGCTGCCAGCACTGACACCGGATGGATTGCGGTTCCGAAGCGTAAACAAGATTAGtggcctgcctggctggcaggttTGACTCCCCCTGCTCCCCCAAACCCCCCGTTAATGGGTTGCACATCGAGTAGATCGAATTCGCCAGCGAGGTAAAACGAGACCCGTATGTGGATGCGTGGTCGTATGTGGCAGCTCGCTCGTCctgaaatggaaacacattTCTCTaggaccaccacaaccacaaccacgaccacgatgccTCATGCCCAAAGTCAATGGAGTCGCTATTAATAATGTTGCAATTGATTTTTCCGCCACATCTGGGTaatggcaccagcagcagcaatagtagcaggtgcgaaaggaaaggagtcGTCGTTATCAGTGAATTGTTATTTACTACCActacaccagcagcgccattTTTTCGGTGGTGCAGAGATTCGGGAGCATCCTTTTAGTACCACCAAAgggttgctggtgttggtgtgcttcAGCTCACCGTAGTGACACGTTTACTGATGTAGTATTTCGCTACCAACTCacatgtgagtgtgtgtttttgtgtgctacTATTTACTACATGCataccacacatacacattcacATGAAACAACAGAAATAGCCAAACACCGCCAATGGAGGGTCGCAGGACGAAATGGCAGCTTTATGGATGGTTCAATAGAAGCTTAAATTAATTGCGATAGCACAGGCCAtaaaattgcaataaaaagCCCGGTGGCTAAGGTAAGATAAAAATTTATCTCTGCTGCAGACCGGACGAGGGGAGGTGGCCGGAGTGGTCTACTACTCGCGCCGTGGTGGGGTACTGGTGCGGATCCGTACCATAAAGTATGTTTGGCCCCGATGCCAGCCAGGTTTTCACTTGTGGTAGGTACGCTACCGTGGAGGTCAGTTGCCCTGGGCTACACACAGAACAGCATAAACGTCACGTGTGGTGGGCAGACACCCACGAGACTCCAGCCTCGGAGCTATTAACCGCTGCTAGACTTTATGAAGTCACAGCCCGTGGGAGGAACATGGCTTTTGTGTTGAAAACATTTAACTCGGAGGCGAACAGCGAACTTTCAACAATACTTCTTTGATTTCAATCTGTGATGTTACcagattaattaaaaagattgtttaaacaaaatgtaaacacgGTCAAAGGTTAGGTGATAGTTTAATGAACTGTGCAATTGATTATTATTTACTGCTATTctcgaaacaaatgaaaacgatATTGGAAAAAGCCCAAATATCGCGTTGGCAAAACACCTATCGTTATTTTAAGTTGTTTTtcaaatgttgaaatgtttttgaaaagatCTAAAACATCACTATTGGCGCCTATATGTTGACCATAATTTCTTTCGGTTTGTGATTGTTAATAAAATTGTGCAAATTGTGCAATTTAAAACAACTCTAAAATGCAAGTACACGCCGTTTACAACCGTATTCTTCTTTCTGTAATTGTGAtaatgtattaaaaaaaaactttccaacCGCCATGCCATGAAACGTAACACCAACTAGCGCTCCTCAACAGCTCAGGCTGTTGTTATTGGAAgtagaaaaacaaatatttacgacagcgcagcgcaccCGCTCGCAGCCTTATCATCTCGGAACAAATATGCCACGCTGACGGCGAAAAACAATGTTTGACGTAAAAATGCCGCCCGGAAAACGGATCCCACAAAAACGATCAAATTTTATGCCCCGTTGTTGATTCCTTCCGTGCGGCAACGTTGCAAACAGGCATGCCCacgtgtgtgctgctgttgttgataaGCTGACAAGTCCGCAAAAACTCTCCTCGGTCTTTTTGTCCCAACCGCCTAACCGTTACGGTTTGGTGTCGGGTGGAATCCggcaaaatttaattttccacaaatttcaggcgcctccatcagctACACGTGTTGTATGTGGCAATCGTTCGCCGAGCTAGCCCGAGACCCCTTTTGCGCAAACAGCGTGTGCACTGTGTGTTCCGTTAGCTCAAACTGGTATCGGGTATGTGTCTTAAGCATGATCATTTATTGAATGAACAACGCAAACGCCACAACGATGCAATTAACGCTACAAacactgggcgcctccatcgaagaCGCCAAACAACGACTGCTCATccactgctgttgttgttgctgccttcCCCGGATTGCCCGGCAGCTATGGATTAGTTATTTGTGGCACTGGCCCGGTCCTTGCAAGAAGTGCAAGAAGCACCAAGACGATCCGACGGCTCGATTTTTGCTAGTGGCCAATTGCGCCGGCCCAGCAGCTTGCAACCGTAGTGTCTTGTGTCGTGGTGCGAGCGTGCGAAAACCTGGAACCCGTACCTCTGGTGCACAAACTGTGGCACTGTTCATCTTATAGCCTTGTGTAAGTAAATAGGCGGACATGTTTGCTCTTCTGCTGCGATGGCAGGACGACGATGCTTGCGTAAATATCTTTTCGGAGGGACCGGAGAGGCCGGTTGTCGTTTCGTAGCGTCGTGCTGGTGGCGCACCATTTGCATCTTCACCGAGGCACGGAgccattggtggtggccgggacAGCCGGGAACCGAAACGGATACGCTATTCGGGTACAGAAAGCAAATTTATTCGTTCGCTTCACAAACACTGCCAAAGCTGCCGGAGCGAGCATCCGGAGGATCTGTAGCGCTGTGCACACGCAGCTGCAGGATTAAcccagtgagcgagtgagcctACCGTAGGCGGTTGCACGGAAAGTAGTTCCATCAAATTCGGAGCAAAATGAAATCCGAAACTTCTTTCCAGCTCAGTGAGGTGCATGTTGCCTGGCGGGAAAAAGGGAGTGGAACCTTCAATTGCTGCATCGGAGAAATGATATAGCGGGGaatagatagaaagagagagcgagagccagcCGAGGCAAAGAATGTCTTCCTTGTGCTTGTCAAAAATGAGAGATGGTTTAGCCGTTCGTAACTTTGCCAAGGCGATGCTGAatcgcacacaaaacacatggACTGGTGTaggttttgcataattttattacGATGCTGCTCTGCCAAACAATGCGTCACAATTTACGGGCAATCCGATTCGCCCACCCCATCTGCCTTGCCCGGAAGAGTGTCACTCACGGTTAGGGTGTTTGATTAGAATTAAGCTTCGTTTCATTAAAGCATTGTTTTTCTTATGACAGAATCAGCTTCCAAGGATTGCAAGTAATCAAATCTTCAAGCTGAGTCACCTTCGTTCACCGAAAACTCATCCCAAACGAAAAGTGTAATGTCAAACTGAGTTTGTATTTCGTGTGAACGGGTTgaaaattttgcatttttaaaccAGTTTGCACAGAGATCCGatctttctttttaattacttttgcgagtgaaattgattgaataaaCCACAAAAGGAACACACATTGCGGGGGCAATACTTTCAATCATGAGTTATCTGTGATCAAAGTATACGCAAGCAGACTATACTCAAAACTTCATtgataaacataaataaacatagCATAAAATGTTTAGTATCTGATGAGAAGGATAGCGCTTCGTTTTCTATCTGTCTATTTAAATTGACAGATAAAAAATCAGTTGCATTGTATCAATAAATGTATATCAAAATTTGTAATTgtatacagggtgcgccatcagtgtgttacctattttaaagttcaaTTACTCCGTCATTTTCCAAcggatttggacaaataggccagtttctgaaacttcagtctatgccattttagtaatgaaTCACTtaacgttaaaagagcggactgaaattgtcacactttacattgaaaatactcggtcaatagtggaaactgcgaaCGTGCAATGGAGTAGCCTTCTCGTTCGCCGAGTTTGACGGCACCGAACTTTTTTCTATGggtctatttgaaaaataaggtttatgccaacaaaccgaaggctatgaaacaacttaaagcaaatataagagctgaaattgccaaagtAACTCCTGAAATGTTGTTAAATACACTCCAAAATGCCTGAAAAAGGGCCGCTTTTTGTACGTCGAAAGACGGCGGTAATTTGATCAATATCACATTTTGaatatggcacaataaatgacATAGAGTAAGATAAATCAAActtgttcattttccaaaatcgtctgaaaaatgacagagttctTAAATTTAAAAGAAGGGAACCTGCCGCACCCTGTATAAACTCATGCCGGGAAGCGGCACCCTGTATAAACATAGCTGAAGTTTAGTACCTGTTGAGAAGGATAGCGCTTCACTTTCTATTTCTCTAATTCATTTAAAAGATAGAAATTGGGTAGAATTGTATCAAAAATTGTAATTGTATATTTAAACAAGATCAACTGACTCATTACAAATGTGCTTAAAGTTATGGGGAAGCATAAAACTATGTTTTATAGCTTAAAATGTGCTAACAACTTATGTTATCATAACAgataaaatttcaaaacttTATGTTTTGTTATTATCTAGCATCTAGTTTATaagtttaaaatatttatctttCATATTAGTAGAGTGTAGCAATAACTAACTTCCtttgaatatatttttttcaaatacttTTTCATAGACCTCAATTTCCTTAATAAAAATTATCTGTTTTCTAACCATTACAAATGTATTTCTATTACTGATACTCATCGCCCTAATTAATTCCTTTGCTTATTTGCTATCTTCAACAGAAACACCGGCCCCGAGAGGTGTATCCCGGACCTAGGATTCAAATGAATCGATTTGCACCTGGAAGACACTGATCCGCCGTCTCAGTTCTACGCTTCCCGCAacctatcgatcgatcacgagACAAACGAAGTCAACTACGGAACCAGAACCCAAACCAACCGTCAACGccaatcaaccaccaccgacagtcGGAAACAGGAAACACAGTTTAACCTAACCACACCCGGGAGTCTCGCGGACCAGCGTGCAGACTCGCACCAGAATGAGCAGCCATCGGTTTGCGTTGGCGCTCGGTGTGGCGCTCCTCGTGGCGCTGCTAGTTAGCGGTACCGTGGCGGCGCCTCAAACGCCCTCAGCGACCAGTCCCGACAACCAGACAACCAGAGAagggggagaaggagaaggagtaccGGAGCAGGACGCTGTTGAAGCATTGTTGTTGACGACTGTCGTTCCCTCTTCCGGACTACCGGTGACGACGAAGGCGCCGTCAGAATCCGCTGCTGAcgtggtggatggtgatggcgtgtcatcgtcatcaccgcaACCTTCCATCGAAAACAGCCAACCACCAGATGtgtcatcatcgccatctgcaccaccatcatcgtcatcatcatcatcatcatcaccgccaccagaaGACGTGTCATCCACGGTGTCTACGGGAGTACCTTCCGCTTCGCTGACACCGCCACTAATCGTCCAAGCGCCGCTAATGGCGTCAAGAACAATTGTCTCTAGTGGCCAAACACCCGCCACCACCCACAGTGGCACCTCGCACCTTCCACCGACCGCCCCAGACACGCCGACGGAAGCGTCGGTTACGGCTCAAGAGGCCACCAACCCGGCGTCCCCAGCCAAGGAAGAGTCAACGGAGGTGCCAAGTGCCGAACCGGATACCGTGACTGCTGGTGCAGTagaagcatcaacagcaactgcCTCTCCtgttgccgccgctgctgctgctgctactaccgtcGGATCGCCCGCTGCACCCTCCGCAGACGTTGACTCCGGAGCGGAAGATAAGAAGCCGGCTGACCTGGAACCGGAGAGTGAAACGCCGGTCTTTAGCTTCGGCATACGGCTGTTCACGGTGGAGGTCGTCACCGGGACGGAGCGCGCGAGTGACGAGCAAATCGAGCCAACCAACGGAACTCAGGCGGAAAACTTAACTCACGAAGGTGTCGGCGGGCCCCCGACCGGCGAGCACTCCGCCGAGAGCACTCCACTGGCGAGGAATGCGGACGACACGGCGGACACTGCAAGCCAACAGCCTACACCAGCGTCAAGTGTCGCCAACACCGGCGATGGCACCGGCAGTCAACAGTCAAGCGGGGCCACAATCAACACGGAGGTAGCGGCAGAAGTGGATCCAGTTTCCCAGGAACCGAATccactgcaacagcagcaagaggatgatgatggtcactCCGGGGATGCATTTTCGAACGAAATTCACGTGGAACGCAATCTAAAGAACGGTCTGTACCGGATCAAGATAGCGGAAATCACGACCGACGAGTTTGACAATGGGTTGCGCGAGAACGACAACGAAAACATGCTGCTGACGGACTCGATGGGCGGCCGGATGCACCTCGCTGCTCAACCGCCACCCCTACACAAGTCCATCTATCCAAGCAAGATCAATATCGATGATTTTTATCCCTCGAAGATGGAGGATTTTAAGGGccaagaacagcagcagcagcagcagcaagagccaGGACTGGATAACAGTCTGCAGGAGAGTGAAGCCGAGAAGCTGCAGCGCGAAAAGGAGATACTGCGCAACGATGACAGCGAGAAGCTGTTCGAATCGACCATCATGAAACCCTCCGACATCCTACCGATACTGACGGTGACCGAGCTGGACGTGAGGGCGTTGGGCGATGGAATGAACAAACCGTCCAACGTTGGCACCGTGacaagcgccagcgccagtagcgccatcagtagcagcagcccagtGAGCGGAGCCACCAATACGACCAGCCCGGGAGATGGTAGTGACATCTCGACGACCAAGATTGAGATCGAACTCATCGACGATACGTCGGAAACGTCGGCTAGTGATGAGCGCGGaacgagcagtagcagcagcagcagcagcagcagcagccagccaacgatcGATAACATCACGGAGAAGCTCGAGGAGAACGATGAGGTTATTAGCCGGATCGAGGAGAACTTCAAGGGTTTCCGACCGTTCGAGGGTACGGTCGCTGGGGACGATGCGGATGATGCAGAGTACCGGGATGGCCTGGCGGGTGCCGTGATGCCGAGTGACGGAGAAGCGGCGAGTAAGGATGACGAGGTGATCACGATTGCCATCTCGTCGGTGACGTTCTCGTCCTCGCAGCAAGACCTCACGCAAACCCAGACCCAAACACCTGGTGTAACTTCCACGCCTTCCGCTGGCCAGAACGAGGAAGATGCGATGATGGGCATCCCGGTCAGTGGTAGTGATATCGTGAAGAACGGTTACGGTGGTTCCAGTCTGTTCATTCCGAGGCGCGTCAAGAAGAACGATCCTTCGACCGCGAGCAAACTGGCtcagctggccagcagccaAACGCAGGCACCACTGAAGAAGATTGATTTTGCGGCCACCAAATTCAACACGGACAacaccggtggaccggtgggCAGTGGGCACGATATGGCCGGGCCCGGTGGCAAGAAGGATAAGCCCGAGTTCTCCACGACCAAGTTCTACAACAGCAAGGAACTGTACAGTGAGTTGCATCATCAGCCTGTGCCAGCCAGTCCACTGAATCGTACCGGGTTCGGTGTCGGAAAATCgggcaccaaaccaaacgctgCCATCCTGTCGGAGAAGGACATTATCAGTGCCAAGTCAGCACAGTCGATGGGTGGTGCCGCGTCGCGAAAACTATCGAAGCAGCTgccctctggtggtggtggtggtggtggtagcgagcTGAAGCAGCACACCCTGAAGACCAACTTTGTGCTGAacgaggaaccggaaccggtggtgctggtggcaccgAAACCAAGCTTCAACTCCGTCTCGTCCGGTTCGGAGCAGGATCAGCAGCGCAAGATAAAGTCCCTCGGATCGGCCGCATCGGCGATCATTGCGGCCACGGCCAAGCTCgcgaaaccaaaccgaccaTCGCCattgacgacgaccacgacgacgacgacgacgaccacgacgtccGCGTCGACgactgctggtggccaaccggtagcgaccaccagcaacggacTGCAGGCGGTGCAGATAGGCGAGCACTTAATTACACGCCCAACCGGTGCGCCACTGTCTCGGTTGCACGAGAAAATTAATACGCTGGACTGTGAAATCCAAACCGTTGCGCCCGACTCGAGCGTCTGGCGTGGTAACGAGACGCACGAGCTAGAGCTGCCCGTCATGGTGAGTACATTCTACacagagaggagagagagagtgagagagagagggaggctCGTGGCTAGTTTTTGGGTGTTTGCTGGTGACGAGGCCAGATGACTCTAATTATAAGTGAAAAGTTACTCCCTGTTGGTCGGTCGCCTTCATTCCGTACGCTCCACGGTGTACGGTGATGTCTCTTGGGTTCCACTGGGTCAACTACTGCTACAGCTGGTTACTGGGTGCGATGTTTAGGCGCGCGTCCACGCCAGCGCCTTTTGATGCTTGAAGTTGATGGCTTTAATCAACGTCACGGAGTGTTGCTCGGGAATTTGGCGCAACCGGGACGCGACCGTGTCGTAGCCTATATTTTATGCAAAGTAATCGGTTGCCCGGTAAATGTAGATTGAAGTAATCGTGTTACGGTAGTAGTGGACAAACGAAATTCATCAGAAGCAGGCTGAGCAGAAGAGGGATGTAAGAGAGGGTTAGAGTCAATAGACTGAAGAATCCGTACGGTGCTTTGCGCTTTGTGCAACGGTTTTGTCTGCTAGAATGTGATTAAATAACTTCTCGTAGTGCTTATACACCTGAACCCCTTTTAAAAGTATCTTGAAACGACTTTAGATCCGTGAACAGGCCGTTAGCCATGTTCTTGAAATAAATTCGATCTGATTGCTCGGAGTGCTTGAAATAATCATCTAATCATCATGTAAACGTAACTATAACTTTCTGTATTCATTGAAGGAGCTACAATACTTTAATTAACGTGCAATATTGCCTTTGATCCATGAGAGCTCGAGTTTTAATCTGCGCAATTCAAGGTACACTTTTTGTCGACagaatttattattttgaaGTATTGTACCTTTCGTTGTGTGATACACTTTCTAATATCCATCTCGTGTGCTATAAAGTGTTGAGAACGAATACTTACAACGAATATGATCATCTCATCAATTTATGGGAAATATAAGGGTTTCCCATGAATAATGAATACGAATGCAACGTTCGCAGTGATCTACATTCTGTGAAATCATTAGGAGCACAAGTATGGCTCAATAGCATGCTCTGCTCGTCGTAATACAAACTTATTGGAAATTGGTATCCATT is a window of Anopheles aquasalis chromosome 2, idAnoAquaMG_Q_19, whole genome shotgun sequence DNA encoding:
- the LOC126571783 gene encoding serine-rich adhesin for platelets-like, translated to MSSHRFALALGVALLVALLVSGTVAAPQTPSATSPDNQTTREGGEGEGVPEQDAVEALLLTTVVPSSGLPVTTKAPSESAADVVDGDGVSSSSPQPSIENSQPPDVSSSPSAPPSSSSSSSSSPPPEDVSSTVSTGVPSASLTPPLIVQAPLMASRTIVSSGQTPATTHSGTSHLPPTAPDTPTEASVTAQEATNPASPAKEESTEVPSAEPDTVTAGAVEASTATASPVAAAAAAATTVGSPAAPSADVDSGAEDKKPADLEPESETPVFSFGIRLFTVEVVTGTERASDEQIEPTNGTQAENLTHEGVGGPPTGEHSAESTPLARNADDTADTASQQPTPASSVANTGDGTGSQQSSGATINTEVAAEVDPVSQEPNPLQQQQEDDDGHSGDAFSNEIHVERNLKNGLYRIKIAEITTDEFDNGLRENDNENMLLTDSMGGRMHLAAQPPPLHKSIYPSKINIDDFYPSKMEDFKGQEQQQQQQQEPGLDNSLQESEAEKLQREKEILRNDDSEKLFESTIMKPSDILPILTVTELDVRALGDGMNKPSNVGTVTSASASSAISSSSPVSGATNTTSPGDGSDISTTKIEIELIDDTSETSASDERGTSSSSSSSSSSSQPTIDNITEKLEENDEVISRIEENFKGFRPFEGTVAGDDADDAEYRDGLAGAVMPSDGEAASKDDEVITIAISSVTFSSSQQDLTQTQTQTPGVTSTPSAGQNEEDAMMGIPVSGSDIVKNGYGGSSLFIPRRVKKNDPSTASKLAQLASSQTQAPLKKIDFAATKFNTDNTGGPVGSGHDMAGPGGKKDKPEFSTTKFYNSKELYSELHHQPVPASPLNRTGFGVGKSGTKPNAAILSEKDIISAKSAQSMGGAASRKLSKQLPSGGGGGGGSELKQHTLKTNFVLNEEPEPVVLVAPKPSFNSVSSGSEQDQQRKIKSLGSAASAIIAATAKLAKPNRPSPLTTTTTTTTTTTTSASTTAGGQPVATTSNGLQAVQIGEHLITRPTGAPLSRLHEKINTLDCEIQTVAPDSSVWRGNETHELELPVMTPEDCSAGSSCTPTTISWEGTADIQSGDVLIVEIDDQHLIPSNYNKSSEGAHHSTATVYQVTRLGHENCDITEGVLLDITPLVADGKKLVTLYDKDLTEGINLLIVVSEQWGQQCVRLKVTVKSDNCGENADCSGKGVCYSNNSMEGYECQCCSGFAGTHCEEIDACSPSPCTNNGICVDLSQGHEGNAYQCLCPYGYTGKNCQFESDPCNPSQCLNGGTCVGNSTHFRCDCTSGYTGPLCQHNLNECESSPCVHGICVDQEDGFRCFCQPGFSGELCNFEYNECESNPCINGGQCIDNIGGFSCKCTRGYTGKRCHIKVDFCANDPCPDGHRCIDHGDDFTCECPGGRNGPDCNQVPRTLCNVNPCANGGTCWTTEESFYCACRPGFTGKMCEENFVIDTMVSSSEMLSDTLANQNGLRAISGSTVYGEDGLVTTHGTAGGKHSSAIELHNAYIAAGTLATAILIVAIVVTACHCKVHQSYRHFATKHRQLIPVFGRRSKPANANRHWLSGKGHQQQHQHLPHQNHTNPNYNYGHQLPNSYAGMQPERIINKPLPMNLENDMYYTVDFGDSQNAPLIQ